DNA sequence from the Xylanibacillus composti genome:
AGCTTCTATAAGGTGCGTCCCTGTGACAAGCGATGGTGCATAACTGAAGCCCCACCTTGAGCAGCATCATTTGGAAAAGATCATGAAGCAGGGAACGCTCATGCCCTTCCGTGAACCAAAAACAATCATCGACAAAGTAAACCGTATTATAAATAAGGGCAAATTAATTTGCCCTTATCGATTCCAGATACCGTGTGTATTCAGCATGGCCTAGCAAATACAAGAATGCAAAGGCGGGGATTTTAGTAATCGGGCAGTTGGTGGGATGGTCGGTATTGCCATAGTCAGAGCTGTTTTTAGTAATGACAAGAGCCGCAGCAGTTTTGGCATCGTTAGCCCATTCCACAATGGCTTCCCTGGTGGATAGTCCTGTATTTTCACGATATTTTACTTCAATTAAAATCTTAGATAGGGTTCGGTAAGTTACAATGATGTCAATTTCTTTTTCTGTTTTCGGATCACGAAAGTACCCTACATGAGTGGTATCTAAGTAGTTAGAAGAATGTACGTGTTTATAGATTGCTGTTTCGATAATCATCCCCATTTCAACCGGATCTGTAAGGATTTCTTCCCCAATCATTAGTACGGCGTTTCTGATAGCAGCATCTGCCAAATATATTTTAGGCTTTGCTTTTAAAACCTTTTTTCCAGTTTGCTCGGTTGGCTGGCTTCTATATATTAAATTGGCTTGTTCCAAGAAGTCCATATAGTTTGCGACGGTTTGCCTTGAGATTCCAACTTCCTTGGCGATTGTGTCTTGAATGACTATATTCCCACTTATCATACAGAGATAAAGGAAGATTTGTTCTAATTCTGCAACGTTTCGGATGGGGAAAAGAGACACCATATCTCGTTTGAGAACTTTGTCTACCACGTCTTCCCTAATGATTTTTTGAGCCAAATCGACATCGTCTGATAATGCTACCTCAGGAAATCCGCCGACCAATAAATAGCGATGAAAATGCCTTTGGAGAGGCTCTAGTCTCATCATAAGTTGAGATAACTTAGCCGGTTCCAATGTCCCCAGGGCTGTGGGGAACACATTTTTGGACAACTCAGGTTTGGGTATTTCCATTAAGTCAATATACTCGTAGAACGAAAGTGTAGGGATTCGAATGGTTGTCCAGCGGCCTACACCGCTTTCTTTCGCCTTTTCTGCAAGAATTGGACTTGCGGACCCGGTCGCCATGATGCGATAACTAGGGTTGCGATCATAAAGCGTCTTTAACCAAAGATCCCAATCCTGTGCATATTGAATCTCATCAAAGAAAAAGTATAGCTCTCGCTCATCGGGATTAAGATTGTTTTGAAATACCTCCAAAATCCTTCCGATATCACATAATTTCAGCATCGGATGATCAAAAGAGACATACAGAATGTTTTTTGGAGGAATGCCCTTCTGTAAACAATCATCAATTGTCTGATACATGATCGTGGTCTTCCCTACGCGTCGAGGACCAGATAAGATGATTTCACGCCTAATATGGGGGTGTTCAAAAATCTTTTTTGCTTCGTAGTAGGCAAGTCTTTTTACTGGTTTTGTTAAATCTGATGACATTTTATTTGAGGTCCACCATTCATTGTAGCCCCGAAGTACTTTTAAGATTTTTTCATCTGTAAGGAAATTCATGTTCAACACAACTCCTTGAATAACGTTAATCGTATATTACATTATTTCCGAAAAGGTGTAAACTTAAACCGCGTAACTTTGGTGCGATTATATATCGTCCATTGTGAAAAATACTCCTTAGCGATAGAGAAAGTTAGTATAACTAGAGGTTCGTACTTAATTTATACTGCAAAAGGGCTGCAAGTCTTTCATAATTTTGTCATAGGATCAATGTTGTGATGTAGGGAAATTAGACGTAGGAGTAAAAATGAAGTAACCTCGCTCATGCCCAGACTGGCTGGGAAGGCGAGGCTTGCTTGTTCATGCTCTATTCCAGAAGCCATTTTTCAGCTTCTTCCTTGCTTTCATACAATCTAAAATGATTGCCTTTGTTCGTTTCCATGGCCATTTCCTTAAATCTGCCTTGCTGAATTGTTTCCTGCGGAATAATAGCAGCAGCTTTTATACCATAGTTTATGAATTTCTGAATAATATCGCCGGCTAATTTGGTTTTAAGATTGAAGAAGTCTTCCGATAAGGCTGCATAATGTATCAGAATCGCATTTATCTCATGTTCCCAGCATAAAGCCACTAGATCAAGTGCATCATGCTCTGTACGTAAAGGTTCTGTAGTAGAGATGAATTCAATATATTTTTTATTTCCCATTTCTCTAATTTGATAGTTCATTTTTTCTTTTTCCTCCATACCTTCATTTTCAAACAACTTCTGACGGGTTTCACGGACCCAATTAAGTTCATTAGTATAGGTTGAAATAATGTTTTCTGAAATCATTTCCCATAGTAAGCTTTCCCGGGTGCTTCTATTAGGAGAATGAAGATTACGCCTGTATTTCTCCTTCTGCATAATCAACTGCAGTTTGATTTCATTTTCATATTTTGAGAGTACCTCACTTAATTCTTGATTACTTAGCATATCTGACCAAGCAAGCTGCACCAAAAATGTTTTTTTTATCTCTGGTGCTTCTGGGGATGACACAAGCCATTCTTTTAGTTCCTTAAGTCCTTCTTCTGTTATGGTATATATTTTTTTTGAAGGAGAGGTCTCCTGATGGACCAATTCACTTGTGACTAAATCCTCATCTTCCAGTTTCATAAGAGCTTTGTAAATTTGATTATTATTACCGGACCAATACATGAAGGAGGAATCCTCAAAAATCTTTTTTAATTCATATCCTGTTGAGGGCTTCCAACTCAGCACGCCTAATATGGCTAATTGGATGGACATCATCACACCTCGTTATAATTAACATAGGTTAAAAGTAACATAGGGTATTATGTTTGTCAAACTGGTGCAAAAGAAACAGAGAATAATTTCGGGGAGAGTTAGCAGAAAATATAGCCAATGACAACCAAGTGAGGTGCCGAATATGACCAATACACCTGCAGCCGATCAGGATGCAATTGAAACCGTAAGAAAATTAATTAAAGGAATTGACATTGCCATGCTGACATCGGTGGCGGAGCAAGGCTTGGTGTCTCGTCCCATGAAGACGCAAGAAGTTGAATTTGATGGGGATTTGTGGTTTTTGACGATGAAAGACACCGAGAAGTATGATGAGCTGATTCACAATCCGAATGTGAATGTAACCTATGTCGGTAAATCCTATGTGTCGATTCGGGGAACAGCGGAGTTGGTGGACAGCAGAGAAAAAATAAAGGAATTTTGGAATGCCGCCTACGAAAAAATGCTGGAGACAACCAGCGATGATCCCAATCTGATCTTAATTAAAGTCAAAGCCGAAACTGCGGAGTATTGGGAGATGGGCAACCGAACTAAATTGGTAAAGGAGTTATACAAAAAGCTGACAGGTAAGAAGTCAGACGATTCCAGGCTTAACGAAATAGTCGACTTAAGTCATGCGGGACAGAATTAATGTGGCGCGTTTCGCGCCACCAATCGATAATGAAATGGCATGGGGAGATCGAGCTCTTAAGAATATCGCTCCCGGTTTCATCTCTTCGCCTCATCAACAGCCTCTAATATCTCCTTTGCAACACGAAGCACTGTCAAAATTTCTGCTGTACTGCGTCCCGCAAGTAATGTTTGAACTGCGCTTAATGCACCCTTGGCATCTGCGGTCTCTTTCTGAAAATCCAACTCATGAAATTGAAACACTTCGACTGGTGCAACGTCTAAGGCCACAATGATCTTCTCTAATGTTTCCAACGATATATTGCGATCCGCATTTTCAATGCCGGACATGTAACTGTAATGGATGCCGGCCTTCTCCGCTAACGTTTCTTGTGTAAACCCCTTTGCTTTTCGCAAGATCCGTATTCGTTCCCCGACCATCCTAAGAAAATTTGAAGCCATGGGCAATTTCCCCTTTCCAATCAAGAGTAGGGGAAGAACTTGAATGTCAAACAGTAGTACATAAACAAAATTATGTTGAATAATTTACCTATAAGTAATATTGTGTACATATAAGTAAAGAATAATGCTTGATACCGGGAAAGGAAGGATGAGGTGATGTTTTTTCTTTGGATTGCGACTATGTCACCTGCAGGAAAAATAGTCTTATTGGTGAGCGGAATCACGGTATTGATCTTAGCGAATATCATTGAAGTTCGACATCAAAGAAGGCAAAGGCATGTTCGGTATAAATG
Encoded proteins:
- a CDS encoding ATP-binding protein, with the translated sequence MNFLTDEKILKVLRGYNEWWTSNKMSSDLTKPVKRLAYYEAKKIFEHPHIRREIILSGPRRVGKTTIMYQTIDDCLQKGIPPKNILYVSFDHPMLKLCDIGRILEVFQNNLNPDERELYFFFDEIQYAQDWDLWLKTLYDRNPSYRIMATGSASPILAEKAKESGVGRWTTIRIPTLSFYEYIDLMEIPKPELSKNVFPTALGTLEPAKLSQLMMRLEPLQRHFHRYLLVGGFPEVALSDDVDLAQKIIREDVVDKVLKRDMVSLFPIRNVAELEQIFLYLCMISGNIVIQDTIAKEVGISRQTVANYMDFLEQANLIYRSQPTEQTGKKVLKAKPKIYLADAAIRNAVLMIGEEILTDPVEMGMIIETAIYKHVHSSNYLDTTHVGYFRDPKTEKEIDIIVTYRTLSKILIEVKYRENTGLSTREAIVEWANDAKTAAALVITKNSSDYGNTDHPTNCPITKIPAFAFLYLLGHAEYTRYLESIRAN
- a CDS encoding DUF4180 domain-containing protein, which translates into the protein MSIQLAILGVLSWKPSTGYELKKIFEDSSFMYWSGNNNQIYKALMKLEDEDLVTSELVHQETSPSKKIYTITEEGLKELKEWLVSSPEAPEIKKTFLVQLAWSDMLSNQELSEVLSKYENEIKLQLIMQKEKYRRNLHSPNRSTRESLLWEMISENIISTYTNELNWVRETRQKLFENEGMEEKEKMNYQIREMGNKKYIEFISTTEPLRTEHDALDLVALCWEHEINAILIHYAALSEDFFNLKTKLAGDIIQKFINYGIKAAAIIPQETIQQGRFKEMAMETNKGNHFRLYESKEEAEKWLLE
- a CDS encoding pyridoxamine 5'-phosphate oxidase family protein, translating into MTNTPAADQDAIETVRKLIKGIDIAMLTSVAEQGLVSRPMKTQEVEFDGDLWFLTMKDTEKYDELIHNPNVNVTYVGKSYVSIRGTAELVDSREKIKEFWNAAYEKMLETTSDDPNLILIKVKAETAEYWEMGNRTKLVKELYKKLTGKKSDDSRLNEIVDLSHAGQN
- a CDS encoding helix-turn-helix domain-containing protein; its protein translation is MASNFLRMVGERIRILRKAKGFTQETLAEKAGIHYSYMSGIENADRNISLETLEKIIVALDVAPVEVFQFHELDFQKETADAKGALSAVQTLLAGRSTAEILTVLRVAKEILEAVDEAKR